The Diospyros lotus cultivar Yz01 chromosome 15, ASM1463336v1, whole genome shotgun sequence genome has a window encoding:
- the LOC127791449 gene encoding serine acetyltransferase 1, chloroplastic-like: MSAHFLRPPLLSEPIFSGLKQRKMAARVHTSTTTPLSFDPNRAEPDDPVYDYAKLCRPSSRDPVSSAPISPNLPKPARTLTAVDGADRNGDFNVWLRMKEEARSDGEQEPVLSDYYFTSILSHDSLESSLANHLSVKLSNSSLPIGTLYDLFLGLLAGDREIIGAVEDDLKAVKERDPACLSFVHCFLNFKGFLACQAHRVAHKLWLQGRKTLALVLQNRVSEVLAVDIHPGARIGRGILLDHATGVVVGETAVIGDNVSILHNVTLGGTGKSGGDRHPKIGDGVLIGAGTCVLGNVGIGDGAKIGAGSVVLKAVPPRTTAVGNPARLVGGKENPIRLYNIPGLTMDHTSHISDWSDYVI; the protein is encoded by the coding sequence atgtcgGCTCATTTTCTCAGGCCGCCGCTCTTGTCCGAGCCAATTTTCTCTGGACTCAAACAAAGGAAAATGGCAGCCCGCGTCCACACCTCAACAACAACTCCACTTTCCTTCGATCCAAACAGGGCCGAACCCGACGATCCCGTCTACGACTACGCAAAACTCTGTCGACCCAGTTCCCGGGATCCCGTTTCCAGCGCACCCATTTCCCCAAATCTGCCGAAACCCGCCCGAACCCTAACCGCCGTCGACGGCGCAGATCGGAACGGGGATTTCAACGTGTGGCTGAGAATGAAAGAAGAAGCTCGATCGGACGGCGAGCAAGAACCCGTATTATCAGACTACTATTTCACCTCAATCCTGTCTCACGATTCCTTGGAAAGCTCTCTGGCCAATCATCTCTCGGTGAAGCTGAGCAATTCGAGCCTTCCAATCGGCACCTTATACGACCTTTTCCTGGGCCTGCTAGCAGGGGATCGGGAGATCATCGGCGCCGTAGAAGACGATCTGAAGGCGGTGAAAGAACGAGACCCGGCTTGCCTCAGCTTCGTTCATTGTTTCCTGAATTTCAAAGGGTTTCTGGCTTGCCAGGCGCACCGGGTGGCGCATAAACTATGGCTTCAGGGCAGAAAAACTCTGGCTCTGGTGCTGCAGAACAGGGTGTCGGAGGTTTTGGCGGTGGATATTCATCCGGGGGCGAGGATCGGACGGGGGATACTGCTCGATCACGCCACTGGGGTGGTGGTCGGAGAGACGGCGGTGATCGGAGACAACGTGTCGATTTTGCACAACGTGACTTTGGGCGGCACCGGGAAGAGCGGGGGCGACCGGCACCCGAAGATCGGAGATGGGGTGTTGATCGGTGCGGGGACTTGTGTTTTGGGGAACGTTGGGATTGGGGATGGGGCGAAGATTGGGGCGGGCTCGGTAGTGCTGAAGGCGGTGCCGCCGCGGACGACGGCGGTGGGGAACCCGGCAAGGTTGGTCGGAGGGAAGGAGAATCCCATTAGGCTGTACAATATTCCGGGTTTAACCATGGACCATACTTCCCACATATCGGATTGGTCTGATTATGTTATTTAA
- the LOC127791780 gene encoding STOREKEEPER protein-like — translation MEEPSKATKKPRSKPSLAAPVQTDATPLKRKVGSEKNSKKESKRVKRKLADLDEGTTEETPKKTVDDSKKQLFQRLWSEEDEIVILKGMTEYAAKKGAEPMADISAFHEFLKKSLHIDVSKAQLLDKVRRMKKKYENNVRKRKDGKDRTFSNPHEQKAYELSKKIWGDEANGVANDSTKVNGKAKNNQNPRVSVASPEADELGSPDGENKVTKKETSLNTGMPMSLQFNRSTGVLSSEGKIIEHGWGMISSPKKLELEEKWKKLRLEEIELFLKQVDLMYEQTKLVLEAFKSSGN, via the coding sequence ATGGAAGAGCCATCTAAAGCTACTAAGAAGCCAAGATCTAAGCCTAGTTTGGCCGCTCCAGTGCAGACTGATGCCACCCCTCTGAAAAGGAAGGTGGGGAGTGAGAAAAACAGCAAGAAGGAGTCAAAGAGGGTAAAGAGGAAGCTGGCAGATCTAGATGAGGGTACCACAGAGGAAACACCAAAGAAGACTGTAGATGATTCTAAGAAGCAGTTATTTCAGAGGCTCTGGAGCGAAGAAGATGAAATTGTGATCTTAAAGGGTATGACTGAATATGCTGCAAAGAAAGGGGCTGAACCAATGGCTGACATTAGTGCTTTCCATGAATTCCTTAAGAAATCACTGCATATTGATGTTAGCAAAGCTCAATTGTTGGACAAAGTGcgaagaatgaaaaagaaatatgagaacaaTGTGAGGAAACGTAAAGATGGCAAGGATCGGACTTTCTCGAATCCCCATGAACAAAAAGcttatgaattgtcaaaaaagaTATGGGGTGATGAAGCTAATGGTGTAGCAAATGATAGCACAAAAGTTAATGGGAAAGCAAAGAATAACCAGAATCCAAGAGTAAGTGTTGCTTCACCTGAAGCTGATGAGCTTGGTTCACCAGATGGAGAGAACAAAGTAACCAAGAAAGAAACCAGTCTAAACACAGGGATGCCAATGTCACTTCAGTTTAATAGAAGCACTGGTGTGTTAAGTTCGGAGGGGAAAATAATAGAGCATGGCTGGGGCATGATTAGCAGTCCTAAGAAGTTGGAATTGGAGGAGAAGTGGAAGAAATTGAGGTTGGAGGAAATTGAACTTTTCTTGAAGCAGGTGGATTTGATGTACGAGCAGACCAAACTGGTACTTGAAGCATTCAAGTCATCTGGGAATTAG
- the LOC127791782 gene encoding uncharacterized protein LOC127791782, with amino-acid sequence MGTRGVIGDKWSMRILWVCAIGSAIGLYMVAAERQAQNREQMLAESLKESGPDEGEEV; translated from the exons ATGGGAACTAGAGGAGTTATCGGGGATAAATGGTCCATGAGGATTCTCTGGGTCTGTGCCATTGGAAGCGCAATCG GCCTATACATGGTTGCTGCAGAAAGGCAAGCCCAGAACCGGGAGCAAATGTTGGCTGAATCACTAAAAGAATCGGGTCCTGATGAGGGAGAAGAAGTTTAA